TCGACATCCCGAGTTACGTCAGCGTGCGCGACCTGCGCTGAAGATCCACGAGGTCCCGGGCCCCGAAGTGGGGGCCGGCAACGACGGGCCGGTGAGCCACGATCGCCGTGGTGACACGCGTCCTCAATGCCCGCTCAAGAGTGAACCAGCCCCAGCCGATGAAAAAGCCAACGTCCGGACCCTGCGGTTGTCCTTGAAGGAGTGCGATGGAGGCGATCGACGAGATCGTTGCCGAGTTCCTGGTCGAGTCACACGAGAACCTCGACCAGCTCGACACCGACCTGCTCGCGCTGGAGCAGGACCCGACCTCACGGGATCTGCTGGGAAGCGTCTTCCGAACCATCCACACGATCAAGGGCACCAGCGGGTTCCTTGCGTTCAACAAGCTGGAGAAGCTCACACACGTCGGCGAGAACCTTCTCAGCCGTATGCGTGACGGCAAGATCCTGCTGAACGAGGACCGCACGAGCGCCCTGCTGGACATGGTCGACGCCGTGCGCGGCCTGCTCTCGAACATCGAGGCCAGCGGTGGTGAGGGGGATGTCGACCACACCGAGCTGGTGGCTCGGCTGGGTGATCTGCTCGAGGACGGGGTGATCGAGGCCCCGCCGCTGATCCCCGCCCAGGCAGGCAGCCCGGAGGCCGCCACCGGTGCCGCCGAGGCGGTCGCCGGGGCGGAGGACTCCACCGAGGCGGTGGTCGAGGCCGCCGCACAGGCCGCCGCCGCCCAGGCGATCGAGGCCGCGCACGAACTGGCCGAGGCCGCCAAGAGCCACCCCGAGGAGATCCCGGTCGGCGCGCAGGTCGTGTCCGCCGAGGTCTCGATCACGAATCTTCCCGAACCGCCTGCTGCGGCAGCTCCGCCACCTCCTGCCCCCGCCCCGAAGCCGGCGGAGAAGCCGGCCGCGAAGGCCGTGCCCGAACCAGGTGAGCCCGGTGAGCAGAAGCGCTCGGTCGTCGAGTCCTCGGTGCGTGTCGACATCGGGCTGCTCGACACCCTGATGTCGATGGTCGGCGAGCTGGTGCTGTCGCGTAACGCACTGGTCTCCGAGCTGGACGAGCAGAACGACAGCGCCCTGGCCCGGTCTGCGCAGCGCCTCTCACTGATCACCAGTGAGCTGCAGGAACAGGTCATGAAGACCCGTATGCAGCCGGTCGACACGGTCTGGTCCAAACTGCCCCGAGTCGTCCGCGACCTCTCCCACCAGCTCTCGCGCAACGTGCGCCTGGAGATGGAGGGCCGCGACACCGAACTCGACCGGAGCGTCCTCGAGGCCATCAAGGACCCGATGACGCACCTCGTCCGCAATGCGATCGACCACGGCATCGAGCCGCCGGACGTGCGGATCGGCAAGGGCAAGAACCCCGAGGGCGTGCTGATGCTGCGCGCCTATCACGAGGCCGGCCTGGTCCACCTCGAGATCATCGACGACGGTGCGGGTATCGACCACAACGTGGTCGGTAACAAGGCGGTCGAGCGGGGCCTGGTCACCCAGGCCCAGCTGGAGAAGATGACGCCGCGCGAGATCACCCAGATGATCTTCCTGCCCGGATTCTCCACGGCCGCCAAGGTCACCAACGTCTCCGGCCGGGGCGTCGGTATGGACGTGGTGAAGACCCGGATCGAGGCGATCGGCGGTTCCGTCGACGTCGTCTCGAACAAGGGCGCCGGCTCCACCTTCCGCCTCAGCATCCCGCTGACCCTGGCGATCATCCCGGCTCTGACGATCGGTTGCTACGGCCACCGTTACGCGGTGCCGCAGGTGAGTGTGCTGGAACTGGTGCGACTCTCGGGCGAGCACGCCCGCGGCGGCATCGAGCACATCTCCGGGGCGCCGGTCTACCGGCTGCGCGGTTCGCTGCTGCCCCTGGTGCAACTGGACGAGCAGCTCGAGCTGGTCTCGATCGGCACCTCCAGCGGCGGTGGCCGCAACGATGACGGGCGGGGCGGCTTCATCGTCGTCCTGCAGGCCGAGCAGCACCGCTTCGGCCTTGTCGTGGACGATGTCCTCGACACCCAGGAAATCGTGGTCAAGCCGCTGGGCCGGCACCTGAAGGCCCTGCCGATGTACCAGGGCGCCACGATCCACGGTGACGGCAGCGTGGTCCTGATCCTCGACGCGACCGCGATCGCCCGGCGGGCCGACGTGCTCTCCAACCAGGCCGCGGCCGCCAGCTCGTCGGTCATGGAAGAGACCACGCCGATCGACCCGGTGCTGGTGGTGGAGCTGTCCGGAGGACGGCGCACCGCCATCCCCCTGGACATGGTCACCCGGCTGGAGGAGATCCCCAACGAGACCATCGAGCGGGTGGGTGGTCGCGAGGTGGTCCAGTACCGGGGCCACATCATGCCGCTGGTACGCCTGGCGAACCTGCTCGGTGCCTACGGCGAGGAGACCGACAACGCGAGGGTTCAGCTGGTGGTCTACACCCGCGGCCAGCGCAGTGTCGGCTTCGCGGTCGAGCGGATCATGGACATCGCCACCGAGCGGGCCGGTTCGCGCTCCGACATCGACGACCATGCGCTGCTGGGGTCGATCGTCGTCGGTGACCGGGTGGTCGAGCTGCTCGACGTGCAGGCCGCGGTGCTCGCCGCCGACCCTGCGTTCTACCAGGACGACGCCGGCGCCACGACGGTGCAGCAGCTCGGCGACATGTACGAGGAGGCATTGTGACCCAGCTGTCGACGTTCCACGTCGGTTCCTACCTGTTCGGGGTGGAGGTTGCCCTGGTCCAGGAAGTGGTCCGGATGCAGACGTTCACCCCGGTCCCGCTCGCCTCGGCCGAGGTGTCCGGCCTGATCAACCTCCGTGGTGAGGTACTCACCGCCATCGATGTGCGGGCCCGGCTGGGTCTGCCGCCGACGACCGGTGAACGCGCCCAGGTCAACGTCGTGGTCCGGGTGGACGACGAACCCGTCAGCCTGCTGGTCGACGAGATCGGCGGCGTGGTCGAGGTTTCCCAGATCCCGTTCGAGGGAACCCCCTCGACGGTGAATGCCAGGGTCGGTTCGCTGCTGCTCGGCGCGTACACGCTGCCGGACAAGCTGCTCCTCGCCCTGGACGCTCGTGCCTTGCTGGCCTTCGACGAAAGTCGCTCGGCAGCTGCCTGAGGGCATCCGATAGAAGACCGAAAGGGGCGACGCGATGCGAGCCTTGGTGATCGACGACTCGCGAGCGATGCGATCGATCCTGACGAGGCAACTCGAGGCACTCGGTTTCGACGTCGCCCAGGCCTTCGACGGACGAGATGCACTGGACCTGATCGACACCGGTTACCTGCCACACGTGGCCCTCGTCGACTGGAACATGCCGCGGATGGACGGACTGACCTTCATCAAGGCGATCCGGGCCCGCGAATCGCTGAACGACGTTTCGCTGATGATGGTCACGACCGAGAGCGAACACGGCAACATCGTCCGGGCCCTGGCAGCGGGTGCGCACGAGTACGTCATCAAACCGTTCACCTCAGAGGTGATCGCTGAGAAGTTGGCGCTCTTGGGATTGGTGAAGGTATGAGCGGGGCAACCATCCGCGTTCTGATCGTTGACGACTCGGTGGTCATCCGCCGGTTGATCAAGGAGATTCTCGACGCCGACAACCGGATCGAGGTTGTCGGCGTCGCACACAACGGACAGGTCGCGATCGGCAAGGTCGAGGAACTGAAGCCGGACGCGCTCACCATGGACATCGAGATGCCCGTGATGAACGGCGTCGAAGCGGTCCGGGCACTGCGCAAGACGCATCCTCGCCTGCCGATCGTGATGTTCTCCACCCTGACCGAGCGGGGCGCGTCCGCCACCATGGACGCGCTCGCGGCCGGGGCCAGCGACTACGTCACCAAGCCGGCCAACGTCGGCAGCGTGATGGAGAGCCGGCAGAACATCAAGGAACAGCTGATACCGAAGCTGATCGCGCTCACCGGCGCGAGGAAGCTGGTGGGCACCAGAACCCCCATCCCGCCGGCCCAACCGCCGGCGGGAGTCTCGCGAGCCCCCGGAACGCCACGACGCACGCAGCCGTTCGGTCTGCTGGCGATCGGGAGTTCCACCGGTGGCCCGGACGCGCTGGCGACCGTGCTGGCGTCCCTGCCCGGAGACCTGCCCGTGCCGGTCGTGATCACCCAGCACATGCCTCCGGTGTTCACGAAAATGCTTGCTCAGCGCCTCGACTCGATCTCCCGCCTGAGCATCGTGGAGGCCGCCGAAGGTGACGCGGTGGAGCGCGGGAAGGTGCTGATCGCCCCGGGTGGTCTGCACATGGAGATGAAGTCGAAGGGCACCGGAGTTTTCGTGCACCTGAGCGATGCCCCGCCGGAGAACTTCTGCCGGCCCGCCGTGGACGTCATGTTCCGGTCGGTCGCGGCGGTCTACCGGAACCGGGTGCTCGGGCTGGTGCTGACCGGGATGGGGCGGGACGGGGCCGCGGGGGCCGGGGTGATCCGGTCTGCCGGTGGCGAGGTGTTCGCCCAGGACGAGGCGTCGAGCGTGGTCTGGGGTATGCCCGGTGCCACCGTGATGGCGGGGCAGGCCGACCGGGTTCTCCCGATCGAGCAGATCGCCCCGACCGTCGCAGCGGCGCTGATCCAGAGTCAGGGCGCCTCCACCCGTCAGGCAGCCGGCCCGGTGACGGGCGGGGTGCGGGCATGACCTTGCAGGACTCTGATTTCACCTTCGTCATCGGAATGATCCGGCAGCGCAGTTCGATCGACCTGCAGCCGGGAAAGGAATACCTGGTCGAGTCCCGGCTGGCGCCGGTGGCCCGGAAGTTCGGTGACAAGGACGTGGCCGCCCTGGTGCACCGCCTGCGGCGTAACGACCGGGAAGCCTGCGACGCGGTGGTCGACGCCCTGACCACGAACGAGACCTCGTGGTTTCGCGACGTCCATCCGTTCGACGCCTTCACCCGGCTGATGCTGCCCGAGGTGAAGAAGTTCGGCGGGCCCACCGTGAACGTCTGGTCGGCGGCCTCGTCCAGCGGCCAGGAGGCGTACTCACTGGCTCTGCTGCTGCTCGACTGGCTGCCGGTGAACCCGGGCCGGACGGCGAAGATCCACGGTACGGACATCTCTCCGACCATGGTGGCGCGGGCCACGGCCGGGAAGTACAGCCAGCTCGAAATCAATCGCGGTATGCCGGTCAAGTACATGGTCAAGTACTTCGATCAGGTAGGGAGGGACTGGATCGTCAAGCCGGAGGTGCGTGCGATGACCAGCTTTCGGCAGGGCAATCTGGCCCAGCCGCCGGTCGGCCTACCGCAGATGGACATCGTCTTTCTCCGGAACGTGCTGATCTACTTCGATCTGCCGACCAAGCGCCAGGTGCTCGCGAATGTTCGCAAAGTGTTGCGGCCCGGTGGATTTCTGGTTCTCGGCGGGGCCGAGAGCACCATCACCCTGGATACGAACTTCACCCGGGTGGAAACCGAAAAAGTAGTGATCTTCCGAAACGGAGGAGGGACATGAGCGTCTTCACCGAGCTGGATGACGATGCGCGAGAGGAACTCGGTGTGATCCTCACCGATGTGTTCTCCTCCGTGCTGAAGGAAGAGGCCATCATCACCAACAACCAGCTGCCGGTGGGCGACACCACCGTGTCACGCCTGGCCATTCACAACTTCGCTGACGACGGCGATCAGAGCGAGGAACAGTTCGCGGTGATCGAGGTCCGTGTCGGTGTCAGCCTGGCCCGGGTGATGGCGGCCAGGATGATGTCGATCAGCTCTCCGGGACCGAACGATCTGGTCGACGCGATCGCGGAGATCAGCAACATCGCCGGCGGGAACGTGAAGACGCTTCTGTGCACTCACGCCCGCCTGTCTCTGCCGACGGCGGAGATCATCGATGACGAGCGGTTCGAACAAGCGGAGCCCGCGGACGGCACCACGTGTGTGCGCGCCGTCGTGCTGGGGCACGTGGTCCAGCTCGCCATCCACCCCCATGCCCCGGTAGCTGGCCTCCTCTGGCCGCCGGAGATCAACGACGCAACCCTGGAGCCCACCTCATGAAGATCCTGGTAACTGACGACAGTCGAGCAATGCGGATGATCGTCATCCGGACCATGCGGCAGGCAGGTCTGGGGAAGCACGAGATCAAGGAGGCCGAGAACGGCCGCCTCGGGATGGAAGCCGTCAAGGACTTCAAGCCGGATCTCATCCTGTCCGACTGGAACATGCCGGAGATGACCGGCATCGAGTTCCTCAAGGCACTTCGCGCCAGCGGCAACACCACCCCGTTCTGCTTCGTCACCTCTGAGGGTGGCGGCGACAAGGCGGAAGAGGGTGTGGCCGCCGGTGCGATCGGATTCATCGTCAAGCCCTTCACCGCGGAAGCGTTCATGGACACACTCGGATCGGTGGTTTCAGCATGAGTGTCGAGACAGAACAGTCACCCCTGCCCAGCCGGCATTCGGTGCGCAACACGATCGAGGGCCTCGTCGGCCGCGACGTCGACCTGTCGGACGGCGTCCCGCCGCCGGCCAAGTCGACCAACGTGGTCGCGGTCTACGTCACGGACCAGCTGAAGACGTCTGCCCTGGTGGTCGTCGACCTGGAGTGCGCCGCACGGATCGGGGGCTCCCTGGGCATGATCCCCCGTGGTGTGGTGGACGAGAGCATCAAGGCTCGTGAGCTGCCGAAGGACCTCGAGGAGAACTGCTACGAGGTTCTCAACGTGATGGCGTCGATCTTCAACGTGCCCAACCACCCGCACGTGCGTCTCTACGAGATGTACGCCCCGGGCTCGGCCATCCCGGCCGACATCGCCGCGCTGGCCGCCACGGTCGGCAACCGGATGGACGTGAAGCTGAAGATCAGCGGATACGGCGACGGAACCCTGTCGGTCGTCATCAAGTAAGCGAGAGCGAATGTCATCGGACCCCGGATCCCTGTCCGAGGCCATCGCTGAAGCGCCGGTACCCACGGAAGCTCCACGGGTACCGGCGCAGACGCGCGTCCCGCCCGATGCGGTGCGGAACGTGCGGGTGGGCCGGCACGGGCTCTACGACGCCCGCCGCACCCTGATGGCCTACGAGGTGCTGTTCCACTCCGGCGAGAAGGACCAGGGTGACCGGGCGACGTCCCAGGTCATCGCCTCCACCTTCGGCACCTTCGGGGTGGACCGGATCGCCGGGCCCCGGCCCGTCTTCATCAGTCTCACCCGCGCCTTCCTCACCGGGATCATCCCGATCCCGGTGGAGCCCGCCGGTGTCGTCCTCGAGATCTCGGCGACCATGATGATGGACGCGGAACTGTTCGCCGGCGTCGAGCAGTTGCGTTCGGACGGATATCGTCTGGCGCTGATCGAATACCGCGGCCAGGCCGAGGCCTCGGTGCTCCTCGACCTCGTCGACTACGTGAAGATCGACGTGTCGGCCCATCCCGGCTGGCAACTCGCCGAGCTGGCCGCCCTGGTGACCGAGCGCGGTCGCGATCTCATGGCCGGTGGCATCCAGGACCAGCCCACGTTCGACCGGGCCCGCGAGCTCGGCTTCAGCCTGTTCCAGGGGTCGCTGCTGGAGAAGCCCAAGGTGCTGGAACGGCGCACCCTGACGCCGACCGAGTTGGTCTGTGTGCGCCTGCTGCGTGAACTGGCCGACCCCGACCTGGACATCGTCCGGCTCGAGCCCACCGTCGGCAGCGATCCCGGCCTGGCCCTGCGGCTGCTGCGCACGGCGAACTCGGCCGCGTCCGGTACCAGTGGCCAGATCTCCTCGCTGCGCCAGGCCCTGGTCGTCATCGGCCCGCGCCGCCTGCGTTCCTGGATCGTGCTGATGCTGATCGAGGGTCCGTCCAGCGCCTCACCGGTCAACGGCCTCTGGAAGGTGCTCGCCCGGGCCGGCACCTGCCGTCTGCTGGCTCCGAAGGAGGCCGGTGACCTGGCGTTCACCATCGGCCTGCTCTCCGGGGCCGCGGAGTTGCTCGGTGCGTCCCCGCAGACGGTGGCCGAGGCCGCCGGGGTCACGGGGGACGTCCGTGACGCCCTGGTCAGTGGGCTCGGCGGCGCCGGGGTCGCCCTGCACGCGGTGCTGGCCCACGAGCGCGACGACGACCAGGGCGTCACCGCCTCCGGTCTGAGTCTTCACGCCGTTTCGCTCGCCTACCTGGAATCGCTCAGCGAGTCGCTCCGCCTGGTCGAGGAGATCGCAGGTGCCGCTGACGATTGACGCCGGGCCGGTTTGAGAGACTGCTCCTCGTGAGCGAGCGCTTCTACTCCGCGTACCACCAGGGCTTCCTCCGGGTCGCCGCCTGCACGATGCGCACGGCCATCGCCGATCCGGACACCAACGCCGAGTCGGTGCTGCGGATCGCGCGGGACTGCCATGACGACGGCGTGGGGCTGGCGGTGTTCCCCGAACTCACGCTCACCGGCTACTCGATCGAAGACCTCCTGCTGCACGAGACGCTGCTGGCCGACGCCGAGCGCGCCCTGCGCACGGTGATCGACGGCTCGGCCGGGCTCACCCCGGTGCTGCTCGTCGGCCTGCCTGTGCGTTACCGGCACCGCCTGCACAACGTCGCCGCGGTGGTGCACGACGGGCGACTGCTCGGGGTGGCCCCCAAGTCGTACCTGCCGAACTACCGCGAGTTCTACGAGGCCCGCCAGATGTCCGCCGGGCGCGACGTGGGCGAGAGCATCGGGCTGGCCGGCGAACAGGTCCCGTTCGGTAACGACCTGCTCTTCGCCGCCACCGACGTGCCCGGTTTCGTGCTGCACGTCGAGATCTGCGAGGACATGTGGGTGCCCGTGCCGCCCAGTGCTACGGCCGCGCTCGCCGGGGCGACTGTGCTCACCAACCTCTCGGGCAGCCCGATCACCATCGGCCGCGCCGAGGACCGCAAGCTGCTCTGCCGTTCCGCATCGTCGCGCTGCCTGGCCGCCTACGTGTTCGCGGCCGCCGGGGAGGGCGAGTCCAGCACCGATCTCTCCTGGGACGGGCAGACGCTCGTCTACGAGAACGGGGTGTTGCTGGCCGAGGGGGAGAGGTTCCCGACCGGCGACCGCCGCACGATCGCCGACGTCGACCTGGACCTGCTGCGCGCCGAGCGACTGCGGATGGGCTCGTTCGACGACAACCGGGCCGCTCACGGCACCGATCTGCGCACGATCGAGTTCGAGCTCAAGCCGCCGGCGGGCGACATCGGGCTGCGGCGTGAGGTCGAGCGCTTCCCGTTCGTGCCGGCCGACGAGTCCCGGCTCGAGCTGGACTGCTACGAGGCCTACAACATCCAGGTCGCCGCCTTGCGGCAGCGGATGCGGGCGATCGGTCAGCCGAAGATCGTCATCGGGGTCTCGGGAGGGCTCGACTCGACCCATGCCCTGATCGTCGCGGCCAAAGCCATGGATGAGGAGAACCGTCCCCGCACCGACATTCTCGCGTTCACGCTGCCCGGCTTCGCGACCAGCGACCGGACGAAGAACCAGGCGGTCGGCCTGGGTCGCACGCTCGGGGTCACCTTCGAGGAGATCGACATGCGGCCGGCGTCCGAGCTGTTGCTGAAAGACCTCGGGCACCCGTTCGCCAACGGCTCGCCGGTGTACGACATCACCTTCGAGAACGTGCAGGCCGGGCTGCGCACCGACTACCTGTTCCGGCTGGCCAACCAGCGCGGCGGCATCGTGCTCGGCACCGGCGACCTGTCCGAACTTGCCCTCGGCTGGTCCACCTACGGTGTCGGCGACCAGATGTCGCACTACAACGTCAATGGTGGTGTACCGAAAACGCTGATGCAGCATCTGATCCGCTGGGTCATCACGTCGGGTCAGTTCGATGACGAGGTGGGCAAGATCCTGCAAGACGTGGTCGGTGGTGAGATCAGCCCGGAGCTGGTGCCCGCGGG
The Kineosporia sp. NBRC 101731 genome window above contains:
- a CDS encoding chemotaxis protein CheW gives rise to the protein MEAIDEIVAEFLVESHENLDQLDTDLLALEQDPTSRDLLGSVFRTIHTIKGTSGFLAFNKLEKLTHVGENLLSRMRDGKILLNEDRTSALLDMVDAVRGLLSNIEASGGEGDVDHTELVARLGDLLEDGVIEAPPLIPAQAGSPEAATGAAEAVAGAEDSTEAVVEAAAQAAAAQAIEAAHELAEAAKSHPEEIPVGAQVVSAEVSITNLPEPPAAAAPPPPAPAPKPAEKPAAKAVPEPGEPGEQKRSVVESSVRVDIGLLDTLMSMVGELVLSRNALVSELDEQNDSALARSAQRLSLITSELQEQVMKTRMQPVDTVWSKLPRVVRDLSHQLSRNVRLEMEGRDTELDRSVLEAIKDPMTHLVRNAIDHGIEPPDVRIGKGKNPEGVLMLRAYHEAGLVHLEIIDDGAGIDHNVVGNKAVERGLVTQAQLEKMTPREITQMIFLPGFSTAAKVTNVSGRGVGMDVVKTRIEAIGGSVDVVSNKGAGSTFRLSIPLTLAIIPALTIGCYGHRYAVPQVSVLELVRLSGEHARGGIEHISGAPVYRLRGSLLPLVQLDEQLELVSIGTSSGGGRNDDGRGGFIVVLQAEQHRFGLVVDDVLDTQEIVVKPLGRHLKALPMYQGATIHGDGSVVLILDATAIARRADVLSNQAAAASSSVMEETTPIDPVLVVELSGGRRTAIPLDMVTRLEEIPNETIERVGGREVVQYRGHIMPLVRLANLLGAYGEETDNARVQLVVYTRGQRSVGFAVERIMDIATERAGSRSDIDDHALLGSIVVGDRVVELLDVQAAVLAADPAFYQDDAGATTVQQLGDMYEEAL
- a CDS encoding chemotaxis protein CheW, which gives rise to MTQLSTFHVGSYLFGVEVALVQEVVRMQTFTPVPLASAEVSGLINLRGEVLTAIDVRARLGLPPTTGERAQVNVVVRVDDEPVSLLVDEIGGVVEVSQIPFEGTPSTVNARVGSLLLGAYTLPDKLLLALDARALLAFDESRSAAA
- a CDS encoding response regulator, whose amino-acid sequence is MRALVIDDSRAMRSILTRQLEALGFDVAQAFDGRDALDLIDTGYLPHVALVDWNMPRMDGLTFIKAIRARESLNDVSLMMVTTESEHGNIVRALAAGAHEYVIKPFTSEVIAEKLALLGLVKV
- a CDS encoding chemotaxis response regulator protein-glutamate methylesterase, which codes for MSGATIRVLIVDDSVVIRRLIKEILDADNRIEVVGVAHNGQVAIGKVEELKPDALTMDIEMPVMNGVEAVRALRKTHPRLPIVMFSTLTERGASATMDALAAGASDYVTKPANVGSVMESRQNIKEQLIPKLIALTGARKLVGTRTPIPPAQPPAGVSRAPGTPRRTQPFGLLAIGSSTGGPDALATVLASLPGDLPVPVVITQHMPPVFTKMLAQRLDSISRLSIVEAAEGDAVERGKVLIAPGGLHMEMKSKGTGVFVHLSDAPPENFCRPAVDVMFRSVAAVYRNRVLGLVLTGMGRDGAAGAGVIRSAGGEVFAQDEASSVVWGMPGATVMAGQADRVLPIEQIAPTVAAALIQSQGASTRQAAGPVTGGVRA
- a CDS encoding protein-glutamate O-methyltransferase CheR gives rise to the protein MTLQDSDFTFVIGMIRQRSSIDLQPGKEYLVESRLAPVARKFGDKDVAALVHRLRRNDREACDAVVDALTTNETSWFRDVHPFDAFTRLMLPEVKKFGGPTVNVWSAASSSGQEAYSLALLLLDWLPVNPGRTAKIHGTDISPTMVARATAGKYSQLEINRGMPVKYMVKYFDQVGRDWIVKPEVRAMTSFRQGNLAQPPVGLPQMDIVFLRNVLIYFDLPTKRQVLANVRKVLRPGGFLVLGGAESTITLDTNFTRVETEKVVIFRNGGGT
- a CDS encoding response regulator; translated protein: MKILVTDDSRAMRMIVIRTMRQAGLGKHEIKEAENGRLGMEAVKDFKPDLILSDWNMPEMTGIEFLKALRASGNTTPFCFVTSEGGGDKAEEGVAAGAIGFIVKPFTAEAFMDTLGSVVSA
- a CDS encoding HDOD domain-containing protein, whose product is MSSDPGSLSEAIAEAPVPTEAPRVPAQTRVPPDAVRNVRVGRHGLYDARRTLMAYEVLFHSGEKDQGDRATSQVIASTFGTFGVDRIAGPRPVFISLTRAFLTGIIPIPVEPAGVVLEISATMMMDAELFAGVEQLRSDGYRLALIEYRGQAEASVLLDLVDYVKIDVSAHPGWQLAELAALVTERGRDLMAGGIQDQPTFDRARELGFSLFQGSLLEKPKVLERRTLTPTELVCVRLLRELADPDLDIVRLEPTVGSDPGLALRLLRTANSAASGTSGQISSLRQALVVIGPRRLRSWIVLMLIEGPSSASPVNGLWKVLARAGTCRLLAPKEAGDLAFTIGLLSGAAELLGASPQTVAEAAGVTGDVRDALVSGLGGAGVALHAVLAHERDDDQGVTASGLSLHAVSLAYLESLSESLRLVEEIAGAADD
- a CDS encoding NAD(+) synthase yields the protein MSERFYSAYHQGFLRVAACTMRTAIADPDTNAESVLRIARDCHDDGVGLAVFPELTLTGYSIEDLLLHETLLADAERALRTVIDGSAGLTPVLLVGLPVRYRHRLHNVAAVVHDGRLLGVAPKSYLPNYREFYEARQMSAGRDVGESIGLAGEQVPFGNDLLFAATDVPGFVLHVEICEDMWVPVPPSATAALAGATVLTNLSGSPITIGRAEDRKLLCRSASSRCLAAYVFAAAGEGESSTDLSWDGQTLVYENGVLLAEGERFPTGDRRTIADVDLDLLRAERLRMGSFDDNRAAHGTDLRTIEFELKPPAGDIGLRREVERFPFVPADESRLELDCYEAYNIQVAALRQRMRAIGQPKIVIGVSGGLDSTHALIVAAKAMDEENRPRTDILAFTLPGFATSDRTKNQAVGLGRTLGVTFEEIDMRPASELLLKDLGHPFANGSPVYDITFENVQAGLRTDYLFRLANQRGGIVLGTGDLSELALGWSTYGVGDQMSHYNVNGGVPKTLMQHLIRWVITSGQFDDEVGKILQDVVGGEISPELVPAGEDGVTQSTEAKVGPYSLQDFSLFYTLRHGFRPSKIAFLALHAWGDAGKGDWPPHFPPESRNEFDLPVIRHWLEVFAQRFFAFSQFKRSAMPNGPKVTAGGSLSPRGDWRAPSDASARIWLDEIRREVP